The following are encoded together in the Cyanobacterium aponinum PCC 10605 genome:
- the rsmA gene encoding 16S rRNA (adenine(1518)-N(6)/adenine(1519)-N(6))-dimethyltransferase RsmA — MTIRPRKQFGQHWLKSQKALDTIIFSAELNKSNPQTGTQGDRILEIGPGTGVLTKRLLPLVDKLLAVEIDRDLCKKLVNDYGKTDNFLLLEGDFLELNLPEILQPFPDFLAYNKVVANIPYNITGPIIEKLLGTISKPAEKQLDAIVLLIQKEVGERLTAEPNNKVYGALTLKVQYLADCEIVCTVPARDFYPPPKVDSVVVKITPRNLVNPAKNPAFLDSLIKLGFSSRRKMLKNNLKSLISPEKLNDTLEKLNLNPHARAENLSLEEWINLSNYLTSVGFKNI, encoded by the coding sequence AAAAAGTCAAAAAGCCTTAGATACAATAATTTTTTCTGCTGAGTTAAATAAAAGTAATCCCCAAACTGGTACTCAGGGCGATCGCATTTTAGAAATAGGACCGGGTACAGGGGTTTTAACAAAAAGATTATTACCCTTAGTTGACAAATTATTGGCAGTGGAAATTGATCGGGATTTATGTAAAAAATTAGTAAATGACTATGGAAAAACAGATAATTTTCTCTTGTTAGAAGGAGATTTTTTAGAGTTAAATTTACCAGAAATTTTACAACCTTTTCCTGATTTTTTAGCTTACAACAAAGTGGTTGCGAATATACCTTATAATATCACAGGTCCTATTATCGAAAAACTTTTAGGCACTATTAGTAAACCTGCAGAAAAACAATTAGATGCGATCGTTTTATTAATTCAGAAAGAAGTAGGGGAAAGACTTACAGCAGAGCCGAATAATAAAGTTTATGGGGCGCTAACCCTAAAAGTGCAATATTTAGCAGACTGTGAAATAGTTTGTACTGTTCCAGCTAGGGACTTTTATCCTCCGCCAAAAGTTGATTCTGTAGTAGTAAAAATAACGCCTCGAAATCTAGTTAATCCTGCTAAAAATCCAGCTTTTTTAGACAGTTTAATTAAATTAGGTTTTTCTAGTAGAAGAAAGATGCTGAAAAATAATTTAAAATCTTTAATTTCTCCTGAAAAATTAAATGACACTTTAGAAAAACTTAATCTCAATCCTCACGCTCGTGCAGAAAATTTAAGTCTTGAAGAATGGATAAATTTAAGTAATTATCTAACCTCAGTTGGGTTTAAGAATATCTGA